From a region of the Geothrix sp. 21YS21S-2 genome:
- a CDS encoding acyl-CoA dehydrogenase family protein, which translates to MDFTLPEHVEALREEVRRFAQNEIRPHVMTWDEDRIFPAEVLARLGEMGMLGVFFPEEFDGAGMGYLEYAVVVEELSRVDGSVGLSVAAHNSLCSNHIYTQGSPDQLERYLKPLAAGKVLGAWALTEAEAGSDAGALRTTARLEGDHWVLNGSKNFATHGTVGGICVVMARTRGGTGADGISAFIVEKDTPGFRAGKQENKLGMRASDTSELILEEVKVPAANLLGEEGVGFKQAMRTLDGGRIGIAALALGMAQGAFEASVKYATIRKAFGKFLADHQAIQFKLADMQVGIEAARLLVYKAATLKDQGLPYAKAAAMAKLHASEVACRVAEEAVQIHGGYGFIKDYPVEKFYRDVKLCTIGEGTSEIQRMVIARHLVKEY; encoded by the coding sequence GTGGATTTCACCCTGCCCGAGCACGTGGAGGCCCTCCGGGAGGAGGTGCGCAGGTTCGCCCAGAACGAGATCCGTCCCCACGTCATGACCTGGGACGAGGACAGGATCTTCCCGGCGGAGGTCCTGGCCAGGCTGGGGGAGATGGGGATGCTGGGGGTGTTCTTCCCGGAGGAGTTCGACGGGGCGGGCATGGGCTACCTGGAATACGCCGTGGTGGTGGAGGAACTGTCCCGGGTGGACGGCTCCGTGGGGCTCAGCGTGGCCGCCCACAACAGCCTGTGCTCGAACCACATCTACACCCAGGGCAGCCCGGACCAGCTGGAGAGGTACCTGAAGCCCCTGGCGGCGGGCAAGGTGCTGGGGGCCTGGGCCCTCACCGAGGCGGAGGCCGGCAGCGACGCGGGGGCGCTGCGCACCACGGCCCGGCTGGAGGGGGACCACTGGGTCCTCAACGGCTCCAAGAACTTCGCCACCCACGGCACGGTGGGCGGCATCTGCGTGGTCATGGCCCGCACCCGGGGCGGGACCGGCGCCGACGGCATCAGCGCCTTCATCGTGGAGAAGGACACGCCGGGATTCCGGGCCGGCAAGCAGGAAAACAAGCTGGGCATGCGCGCAAGCGACACCTCGGAACTCATCCTGGAGGAGGTGAAGGTCCCCGCGGCCAACCTCCTGGGGGAGGAGGGCGTGGGCTTCAAGCAGGCCATGAGGACCCTGGACGGCGGCCGCATCGGCATCGCCGCCCTGGCCCTGGGCATGGCCCAGGGGGCCTTCGAGGCCTCGGTGAAGTACGCCACCATCCGCAAGGCCTTCGGCAAGTTCCTGGCCGACCACCAGGCCATCCAGTTCAAGCTCGCCGACATGCAGGTGGGGATCGAGGCGGCGCGGCTGCTGGTGTACAAGGCGGCGACCCTCAAGGACCAGGGGCTTCCCTACGCCAAGGCCGCGGCCATGGCCAAGCTCCACGCCTCGGAGGTCGCCTGCAGGGTTGCCGAGGAGGCCGTGCAGATCCACGGCGGCTACGGCTTCATCAAGGACTACCCGGTCGAGAAGTTCTACCGGGACGTCAAGCTGTGCACCATCGGGGAAGGCACCAGCGAGATCCAGCGGATGGTCATCGCCCGCCACCTCGTCAAGGAGTATTGA
- a CDS encoding carboxyl transferase domain-containing protein, with product MTLIHSRLKTGSEAFRQNHAHNLALCEALLEEKERLRRGGDDKARARHAAQGKLFVRDRIALLCDVASPFLEVGLFAATGVYDDPVPAAGLVTGVGMVHGRPCMIIANDATVKGGTYYPLTVKKHLRAQEIALENRLPCLYLVDSGGAFLPLQAEVFPDRDHFGRIFYNQAVLSAAGIPQISAVMGSCTAGGAYVPAMSDQTIIVNGTGTIFLGGPPLVKAATGEDVTAEFLGGAKVHTELSGVADHFAESDEQAIQILRELVSHLGPSPAASVALRTPEPPAYDPLEILGAWPRDLRRRSDVREVIARVVDGSRLFEFKERYATTLVTGFAHVEGMPCGLVANNGVLFGESALKAAHFIELCTSQKIPLVFLQNITGFMVGAQVERAGIAKDGAKMVHAVATAQVPKITLILGGSFGAGNYGMCGRAYGPRFLWTWPTSRISVMGGEQAAQVLTTVKRDQLSREGRPFSDADAEAIAGPIREKYEREGHPTYASARLWDDGVMDMRDTRGWLAATLATTLCAPVPDTRLGVLRM from the coding sequence GTGACGCTCATCCACAGCCGCCTCAAGACCGGCTCCGAGGCCTTCCGGCAGAACCACGCGCACAACCTGGCGCTTTGCGAGGCGTTGCTAGAGGAGAAGGAGCGGCTGCGCCGGGGAGGGGACGACAAGGCCCGTGCCCGCCACGCCGCGCAGGGCAAGCTCTTCGTGCGGGACCGCATCGCGCTGCTCTGCGACGTGGCCTCGCCCTTCCTGGAGGTGGGCCTGTTCGCGGCCACGGGGGTCTACGACGACCCGGTGCCCGCGGCGGGGCTGGTGACGGGGGTGGGCATGGTCCACGGCCGGCCCTGCATGATCATCGCCAACGACGCCACGGTGAAGGGCGGGACATACTACCCGCTTACCGTGAAAAAGCATCTGCGCGCCCAGGAGATCGCCCTGGAGAACCGCCTGCCCTGCCTCTACCTGGTGGACAGCGGCGGGGCCTTCCTGCCCCTGCAGGCCGAGGTCTTCCCGGACCGGGACCATTTCGGGCGGATCTTCTACAACCAGGCGGTGCTCTCGGCCGCGGGCATCCCCCAGATCTCGGCGGTCATGGGCAGCTGCACCGCGGGCGGGGCCTACGTGCCCGCCATGAGCGACCAGACCATCATCGTCAACGGCACCGGCACCATCTTCCTGGGCGGCCCGCCCCTGGTGAAGGCGGCCACGGGCGAGGACGTGACCGCGGAGTTCCTGGGCGGCGCCAAGGTCCACACCGAGCTCTCCGGGGTGGCCGACCACTTCGCCGAGAGCGACGAGCAGGCCATCCAGATCCTCCGCGAGCTGGTGAGCCACCTGGGCCCCTCTCCCGCGGCCTCCGTGGCCCTGCGGACCCCCGAGCCCCCCGCCTACGACCCGCTGGAGATCCTCGGCGCCTGGCCCCGGGACCTGCGCCGGCGCAGCGACGTGCGGGAGGTGATCGCGCGGGTGGTGGACGGCAGCCGGCTCTTCGAGTTCAAGGAGCGCTACGCCACGACGCTGGTGACGGGCTTCGCCCACGTGGAGGGCATGCCCTGCGGCCTGGTGGCCAACAACGGGGTGCTCTTCGGGGAGAGCGCCCTCAAGGCCGCCCACTTCATCGAACTGTGCACCTCCCAGAAGATCCCCCTGGTCTTCCTGCAGAACATCACGGGCTTCATGGTGGGCGCCCAGGTGGAGCGGGCCGGCATCGCCAAGGACGGGGCCAAGATGGTCCACGCCGTGGCCACCGCCCAGGTCCCCAAGATCACGCTCATCCTGGGCGGCAGCTTCGGGGCGGGGAACTACGGCATGTGCGGGCGCGCCTACGGTCCCCGCTTCCTCTGGACCTGGCCCACCTCGCGCATCTCCGTCATGGGCGGGGAGCAGGCCGCCCAGGTGCTCACCACCGTCAAGCGGGACCAGCTCTCCCGCGAGGGCCGCCCCTTCAGCGACGCCGACGCCGAGGCCATCGCCGGGCCCATCCGGGAGAAGTACGAGCGGGAGGGGCACCCCACCTACGCCTCCGCCCGCCTCTGGGACGACGGCGTCATGGACATGCGGGACACCCGGGGCTGGCTCGCGGCGACCCTGGCCACCACCCTCTGCGCCCCGGTGCCCGACACGCGCCTGGGCGTGCTGCGAATGTGA
- a CDS encoding acyclic terpene utilization AtuA family protein gives MTDRKIIRIANAGGYWGDDPWALRRQVRGGLDLHYISIDYLAEVTMSILRKQMAKDPFLGYARDFVTQIDPLLEEILAKGIRVITNAGGVNPSACAQALAAAARARGLKLRIAVVDGDDIAPRIGELLASGVELRHMETGQPLAPVADRILAANAYFGAMPVAAALAREPHVVICGRVTDTGITLAPLMHEFGWGPGDYDLLASGIVAGHIIECGAQATGGNFTDWKKVPSFVDIGYPIVECRRDGAFTVTKHPGTGGLVTCQTVREQLLYEMGHPRTYLTPDVVADFSTVDLREDGPDRVRVERVQGRPPTDLLKVSIAYADGWKSQGALIVSGPDARAKAELLASVFWKRCAAELEAPLEHTCTEFVGDDSAHRSLTPRHRAQEILLRLSARSASAGDLQAFRKLLPAMILSGPPGVAVTGGAPAVSEVVSYWPALVPRGLVLPEARILEEGRASWSSGPLPWPESEGEGTTPFDATDPWTLAPGAGAQVRVPLMRIAHARSGDKGDTANIGLIGRSGPCYAWLRDHITAEKVQAWFKGHCRGRVERHPVPRLWALNFLLEETLGGGGTVSLHLDAQGKTLAQALLRCEVEVPAALLATIAPENRPCPGEIVPEGSRP, from the coding sequence ATGACCGACCGGAAGATCATCCGCATCGCCAACGCCGGGGGCTACTGGGGGGACGACCCCTGGGCCCTGCGCCGGCAGGTGCGGGGCGGCCTCGACCTCCACTACATCTCCATCGACTACCTGGCCGAAGTGACCATGAGCATCCTGCGCAAGCAGATGGCCAAGGACCCCTTCCTGGGCTACGCCCGGGACTTCGTCACCCAGATCGACCCGCTCCTGGAGGAGATCCTGGCCAAGGGCATCCGGGTCATCACCAACGCCGGAGGCGTCAACCCCTCCGCCTGCGCCCAGGCCCTGGCCGCCGCGGCCCGGGCCCGGGGGCTCAAGCTGCGCATCGCCGTGGTGGACGGGGACGACATCGCTCCCCGCATCGGGGAGCTCCTGGCCTCGGGGGTGGAGCTGCGGCACATGGAGACCGGGCAGCCCCTGGCCCCGGTGGCGGACCGGATCCTGGCCGCCAACGCCTATTTCGGCGCCATGCCCGTGGCCGCGGCCCTGGCGAGGGAACCCCACGTCGTCATCTGCGGCCGGGTCACCGACACCGGCATCACCCTGGCGCCCCTCATGCACGAATTCGGCTGGGGCCCGGGGGACTATGACCTCCTGGCCAGCGGCATCGTGGCCGGCCACATCATCGAGTGCGGCGCCCAGGCCACGGGCGGCAACTTCACCGACTGGAAGAAGGTCCCCTCCTTCGTCGACATCGGCTACCCCATCGTGGAGTGCCGCAGGGACGGCGCCTTCACCGTCACCAAGCACCCCGGCACCGGCGGCCTCGTCACCTGCCAGACCGTGCGGGAGCAGCTCCTCTACGAGATGGGCCACCCCCGCACCTACCTCACGCCGGACGTCGTCGCCGACTTCTCCACGGTGGACCTGCGCGAGGACGGGCCCGACCGGGTCCGCGTGGAGCGCGTGCAGGGCCGGCCCCCCACGGACCTCCTGAAGGTGAGCATCGCCTATGCCGACGGCTGGAAGTCCCAGGGCGCCCTCATCGTCTCCGGCCCCGACGCCCGCGCCAAGGCCGAACTGCTGGCCTCGGTCTTCTGGAAGCGGTGCGCCGCCGAGCTGGAGGCCCCCCTGGAGCACACCTGCACGGAGTTCGTGGGCGACGACTCCGCCCACCGTTCGCTCACGCCCCGCCACCGGGCCCAGGAGATCCTCCTGCGCCTCTCGGCCCGGTCCGCGAGCGCCGGGGACCTGCAGGCCTTCCGCAAGCTCCTGCCCGCCATGATCCTGTCCGGCCCGCCCGGGGTGGCGGTCACCGGCGGGGCCCCGGCCGTTTCCGAAGTCGTGAGCTACTGGCCGGCCCTGGTGCCCCGCGGGCTCGTTCTCCCGGAGGCGCGGATCCTGGAGGAGGGCCGGGCGTCCTGGTCCTCGGGGCCCCTGCCCTGGCCCGAGAGCGAAGGCGAGGGCACCACCCCCTTCGACGCCACCGACCCCTGGACCCTGGCCCCCGGCGCCGGCGCGCAGGTGCGCGTGCCGCTCATGCGCATCGCCCACGCCCGCAGCGGCGACAAGGGCGATACCGCCAACATCGGCCTCATCGGCCGCTCCGGCCCGTGCTACGCCTGGCTCCGGGACCACATCACGGCCGAGAAGGTGCAGGCCTGGTTCAAGGGCCACTGCCGCGGGCGGGTGGAGCGCCACCCGGTTCCGCGGCTCTGGGCCCTCAACTTCCTGCTGGAGGAGACCCTGGGCGGAGGCGGCACCGTCAGCCTCCACCTGGACGCCCAGGGCAAGACCCTCGCCCAGGCCCTGCTCCGGTGCGAAGTGGAGGTGCCCGCCGCGCTCCTGGCCACCATCGCCCCGGAGAACCGTCCCTGTCCCGGCGAGATCGTGCCCGAAGGGAGCCGGCCGTGA
- a CDS encoding enoyl-CoA hydratase-related protein: MIPLSAFPREGDAFQGRTLRVEALAHGVMRLVLTRPEVCNAFDAAMIRELSLAMAELASIQDPARMRLLLLEGEGSVFCSGADLAYMKEQGAAAQELNLENARELGRMFTRLASFPAPVACCVRGAAIGGGLGLAACSDFVLAEPAAVFATSEVMLGLVPSVIGPFVVRKLGIAAAAPLMLTGRRIRGAEALEAGLAQRLIDPSESHEEALTRVLREFLAAGPRAARATKELLRRIAPLPDPELFEFTAHTIAAARMSAEGQEGLQAYFRKAPPPWRP, encoded by the coding sequence GTGATCCCCCTCTCCGCCTTCCCCAGGGAGGGCGACGCCTTCCAGGGCCGGACCCTGCGGGTGGAGGCCCTGGCCCACGGGGTCATGCGGCTGGTGCTGACGCGGCCCGAAGTGTGCAACGCCTTCGACGCGGCCATGATCCGGGAGCTGTCCCTGGCCATGGCCGAGCTGGCCTCGATCCAGGACCCGGCGCGCATGCGTCTCCTCCTGCTGGAAGGGGAGGGCTCGGTGTTCTGCTCCGGGGCCGATCTGGCCTACATGAAGGAGCAGGGCGCGGCCGCCCAGGAGCTTAACCTGGAGAACGCCAGGGAGCTGGGGCGGATGTTCACGCGCCTGGCCTCCTTTCCCGCGCCCGTGGCGTGCTGCGTGCGCGGGGCGGCCATCGGCGGGGGCCTGGGCCTGGCCGCGTGCAGCGATTTCGTCCTGGCCGAGCCCGCGGCCGTCTTCGCCACGTCCGAGGTGATGCTGGGGCTGGTGCCGTCGGTGATCGGGCCCTTCGTCGTGCGCAAGCTGGGCATCGCCGCCGCCGCCCCCCTGATGCTCACGGGGCGCCGCATCCGCGGCGCCGAGGCCCTGGAGGCGGGCCTGGCGCAGCGCCTCATCGACCCCTCCGAGTCCCACGAAGAGGCCCTGACGCGCGTCCTCCGGGAGTTCCTGGCCGCCGGGCCCCGGGCGGCCCGGGCCACGAAGGAGCTGCTGCGCCGCATCGCGCCGCTGCCGGACCCCGAGCTGTTCGAATTCACCGCGCACACCATCGCCGCGGCGCGCATGTCCGCCGAGGGCCAGGAGGGCCTGCAGGCCTACTTCCGCAAGGCCCCTCCACCGTGGAGGCCCTGA
- a CDS encoding biotin carboxylase N-terminal domain-containing protein has product MRLVIANRGEIARRILRAGRARGFEVAVVSTPGDAGSPVRREADAVLEVDSFLDGAAIVEAALRWRARLLHPGYGYLSENAGFARAVEEAGIGFVGPTPENMLALGGKESAKAVARACSVPVLEALLSGELAALPPAAWQDALAGRGILAPYLVKASGGGGGRGMRVVEEPAGLPDAVLRASREALASFGDGTVFVERLLRSPRHLEIQVFGDGRGGGVFLGERECSLQRRHQKVLEEAPSSVADPALREAMGRAALALVRHTAYRGAGTVEFLLDEAGAFHFLEMNTRLQVEHPVTELAYGVDLVLAQLDLAMGGWPATLGDPAVFAVPAPTGVALEARVLAEDPRNGFLPTPGPLRVYVEPSGPGVRVDSGVTQGGRVDAGFDSMIAKLVAWGPDRASAVARLAAALEDFTVLGCTTNLPFLQAVARSGDFLAGRESTGWIQEHLADLNAPLLPAACLAFFRSTAFREALSMAFRGAGAAAPGPAARFKAQAGCPELRTGGAQEKEVFHLEGGPVLFTLRGPALRRMLDGPVAPGERGPGLARALAAAGETDPALPFRACRLEGAGMAVAVFGETLVLEDPSADLARPRVQAAAGGGVNAPMAGRILECLVARGDEVEQGQLMFVLESMKMQFEITAPRAGTVAEVCVEVGQALQGPETVAVLA; this is encoded by the coding sequence ATGCGCCTCGTCATCGCCAACCGGGGGGAGATCGCCCGCCGCATCCTGCGCGCGGGCCGCGCCCGGGGCTTCGAGGTGGCCGTGGTGTCCACCCCCGGCGACGCCGGCAGTCCCGTGCGCCGGGAGGCGGACGCGGTACTGGAGGTGGACAGCTTCCTCGACGGGGCCGCCATCGTCGAGGCCGCCCTGCGCTGGAGGGCCCGGCTCCTGCATCCCGGCTACGGCTACCTGTCCGAGAACGCCGGTTTCGCGCGGGCCGTGGAGGAGGCCGGCATCGGCTTCGTGGGGCCCACTCCCGAGAACATGCTCGCCCTGGGCGGCAAGGAGTCCGCCAAGGCCGTCGCCAGGGCCTGCTCCGTGCCGGTGCTGGAGGCCCTCCTCTCCGGGGAGCTGGCCGCCCTCCCCCCCGCGGCCTGGCAGGACGCCCTCGCCGGGCGCGGCATCCTGGCGCCGTACCTGGTCAAGGCCAGCGGCGGCGGCGGCGGGCGCGGCATGCGTGTGGTGGAGGAGCCCGCGGGCCTTCCCGACGCGGTGCTCCGGGCCTCCAGGGAGGCCCTGGCGAGCTTCGGGGACGGCACCGTCTTCGTTGAGCGCCTGCTCCGGTCCCCCCGGCACCTGGAGATCCAGGTGTTCGGCGACGGCCGGGGCGGCGGGGTCTTCCTGGGGGAGCGGGAGTGCTCCCTGCAGCGGCGCCACCAGAAGGTGCTCGAGGAGGCCCCCAGCTCCGTGGCGGATCCCGCCCTCCGGGAGGCCATGGGCCGGGCCGCCCTGGCCCTGGTGCGGCATACCGCCTACCGCGGCGCGGGCACCGTGGAATTCCTCCTGGACGAGGCGGGCGCCTTCCACTTCCTCGAGATGAACACGCGCCTCCAGGTGGAGCACCCGGTCACCGAACTGGCCTACGGCGTGGACCTGGTGCTCGCCCAGCTGGACCTGGCCATGGGCGGCTGGCCCGCGACCCTGGGCGATCCCGCCGTGTTCGCGGTGCCCGCGCCCACCGGCGTGGCCCTGGAGGCGCGGGTGCTCGCCGAGGACCCGCGCAACGGGTTCCTGCCCACCCCCGGCCCCCTCAGGGTCTACGTGGAGCCCTCGGGCCCGGGCGTCCGCGTGGATTCGGGCGTGACCCAGGGCGGGCGCGTGGACGCGGGGTTCGACTCCATGATCGCCAAGCTCGTGGCGTGGGGGCCGGACCGGGCCTCGGCCGTGGCGCGCCTCGCCGCGGCCCTGGAGGACTTCACCGTCCTGGGGTGCACCACCAACCTCCCCTTCCTGCAGGCCGTGGCCCGTTCCGGGGACTTCCTGGCGGGGCGGGAATCCACGGGCTGGATCCAGGAGCACCTGGCGGACCTCAACGCGCCCCTCCTGCCCGCGGCGTGTCTCGCGTTCTTCCGCTCCACGGCGTTCCGGGAGGCCCTGTCCATGGCCTTCCGCGGCGCGGGCGCGGCCGCCCCGGGCCCCGCCGCGCGGTTCAAGGCCCAGGCCGGCTGCCCCGAGCTGCGCACCGGCGGCGCCCAGGAGAAGGAGGTCTTCCATCTGGAGGGCGGCCCCGTCCTCTTCACCCTGCGCGGGCCCGCCCTGCGCCGGATGCTGGACGGCCCCGTGGCCCCCGGGGAGCGGGGCCCCGGGCTGGCCCGGGCCCTGGCCGCCGCGGGCGAGACCGATCCCGCCCTGCCCTTCCGCGCCTGCCGCCTGGAGGGCGCCGGCATGGCCGTGGCCGTCTTCGGGGAGACCCTGGTGCTGGAGGACCCCTCCGCGGATCTGGCCCGGCCCCGCGTCCAGGCCGCGGCGGGAGGCGGCGTGAACGCCCCCATGGCCGGGAGGATCCTGGAGTGCCTCGTGGCCCGGGGGGACGAGGTGGAGCAGGGCCAGCTGATGTTCGTCCTGGAGTCCATGAAGATGCAGTTCGAGATCACCGCGCCCCGGGCGGGCACGGTGGCCGAGGTTTGCGTGGAGGTGGGCCAGGCCCTGCAGGGTCCGGAGACGGTGGCCGTGCTGGCGTGA
- a CDS encoding YdcF family protein: protein MTFFDLAKAVGALVMPAGLLWVFTLGVAYLLLRRRQWLAGILVLFVWILYAVAGNFYVGTALMAGLERTVPLLETGRLDPFDAVCVLGGGTELDPAGRPILGEAGDRIVTAARLWHAGKAHLLVASGAGLDVMTGARDLGQETRAIWLDLGVPDGAIVTVPEPCLNTREEIAAYRRLQDARHWKRLALVSSASHLPRALRLAEKAGLAFTPVGADWHGRRHPFQPQRLVPTGEGFHLVSRATWEYLGRRLGK, encoded by the coding sequence ATGACGTTCTTCGATCTGGCCAAGGCCGTGGGGGCGCTGGTCATGCCCGCGGGGCTCCTCTGGGTTTTCACCCTTGGCGTCGCGTACCTCCTCCTGCGCCGGAGGCAGTGGCTCGCGGGGATCCTGGTCCTGTTCGTGTGGATCCTGTACGCCGTCGCGGGCAATTTCTACGTGGGGACGGCCCTCATGGCGGGCCTGGAGCGCACCGTCCCCCTCCTGGAGACCGGCCGCCTCGACCCCTTCGACGCCGTGTGCGTGCTGGGCGGCGGCACGGAACTGGATCCCGCGGGCCGGCCCATCCTGGGCGAGGCGGGGGACCGGATCGTCACCGCCGCGCGCCTGTGGCACGCAGGGAAGGCCCATCTCCTCGTGGCCAGCGGCGCCGGCCTGGACGTGATGACCGGAGCCCGCGACCTGGGGCAGGAGACCCGCGCCATCTGGCTGGACCTGGGCGTTCCCGACGGGGCCATCGTGACGGTGCCGGAGCCCTGCCTGAACACGCGCGAGGAGATCGCCGCCTACCGGAGGCTCCAGGACGCCAGACACTGGAAGCGCCTGGCCCTCGTCAGCTCCGCCAGCCATCTGCCCAGGGCCCTGCGCCTGGCGGAGAAGGCCGGGCTCGCCTTCACCCCCGTGGGGGCCGACTGGCACGGCAGGCGCCACCCCTTCCAGCCCCAGCGGCTGGTGCCCACGGGGGAGGGGTTCCATCTGGTCTCGCGCGCGACCTGGGAGTACCTGGGCCGGCGGCTGGGCAAATAG
- a CDS encoding GNA1162 family protein has product MKRLATLLPLLALLAGCVPPAAAPVKDYTRLRGEDPASILVVPVVNRSVDVTAADLFLSTLTVPLASRGYYVFPVYLVKRLMEDDGLGDAGMVHRADPRRLGELFGADAVLYVTINKWDAKYAVLATSVEVDFDYVLRSGRTGEELWKTHQAWTYVPSHNSSGNAVADLVAMAVTASLTKAAPDFMPLARTANQKAFRTLHQGLPAGPHSPRHGNDKGEY; this is encoded by the coding sequence ATGAAGCGGCTCGCCACCCTCCTTCCCCTCCTGGCCCTCCTCGCGGGATGCGTGCCGCCCGCCGCCGCCCCCGTCAAGGACTACACAAGGCTGCGCGGGGAGGACCCCGCGTCCATCCTCGTGGTGCCGGTGGTCAACCGCAGCGTGGACGTCACGGCCGCCGACCTCTTCCTTTCGACGCTCACCGTGCCCCTGGCCAGCCGCGGCTACTACGTCTTTCCGGTCTACCTGGTCAAGCGGCTCATGGAGGACGACGGCCTCGGCGACGCGGGCATGGTCCACCGGGCGGATCCCCGGAGGCTGGGCGAGCTCTTCGGGGCCGATGCCGTCCTCTACGTGACCATCAACAAGTGGGATGCGAAGTACGCCGTGCTCGCCACCAGCGTCGAAGTGGACTTCGACTATGTCCTCCGGAGCGGAAGAACCGGCGAGGAGCTCTGGAAGACCCACCAGGCCTGGACCTACGTCCCCAGCCACAACTCCAGCGGCAATGCCGTTGCGGACCTGGTCGCCATGGCCGTCACCGCCTCGCTCACCAAGGCCGCCCCCGACTTCATGCCCCTGGCCCGCACCGCGAACCAGAAGGCCTTCCGGACGCTGCACCAGGGCCTGCCCGCGGGGCCCCATTCCCCGCGGCACGGCAACGACAAGGGGGAATACTAG
- a CDS encoding DUF4810 domain-containing protein, whose amino-acid sequence MRKWPPLALALALGCAVPATRPGFDWGGYEDHLHRLMGNPGGLEAYGASLRRTIERNPDGTRVPPGIYAEYGYILLLSGRKAEAAEYFTKEKTRWPEATLLMDRMIRACAPPPAEPTKDPS is encoded by the coding sequence ATGAGGAAATGGCCGCCCCTGGCCCTGGCGCTCGCGCTGGGCTGCGCCGTCCCCGCCACCCGCCCCGGCTTCGATTGGGGCGGGTACGAGGACCATCTCCACCGGCTCATGGGGAATCCCGGCGGCCTGGAGGCGTACGGGGCCTCCCTGCGCAGGACGATCGAACGGAATCCCGACGGGACCCGGGTGCCCCCGGGCATCTACGCCGAGTACGGCTACATCCTCCTCCTGTCCGGCAGGAAGGCGGAGGCCGCGGAGTACTTCACGAAGGAGAAGACCCGGTGGCCGGAAGCGACCCTGCTCATGGACCGCATGATCCGCGCCTGCGCCCCGCCTCCGGCGGAACCCACGAAGGATCCGTCATGA
- a CDS encoding CsgG/HfaB family protein translates to MKTPTTLAALLLLAGCATVSTPRYEPVQAPAPVPQAVPPQAGKVLRRKIAVARFTNETRYGKSLLVDQNDDPLGKQASDMVSNRLIASGQFLVFERPDLQKVRKEQHLSGQENLVGVDTLLVGAVTEFGRSDSGKVGFLSATRNQVARAKVEVRLLDVRTGQAFFTATGTGEANTETGSIAGYGSRADYDATLNDRAIGAAVSDLMNTIVRSLGDRPWTSDILKVEGSRAYVSGGERQGLKVGDSLAVMLQGPKVKSQQTGFEITLPGTRVAGLKVVSLFGDSEASEGAVCEVVDGSIPAAGTLYVTDAKETRK, encoded by the coding sequence ATGAAGACTCCCACGACCCTGGCCGCGCTCCTGCTCCTCGCGGGCTGCGCCACCGTCTCCACGCCGAGGTACGAGCCGGTGCAGGCTCCCGCCCCGGTGCCCCAGGCCGTGCCGCCCCAGGCCGGGAAGGTGCTGCGCCGGAAGATCGCCGTGGCGCGTTTCACCAACGAGACCCGGTACGGGAAATCGCTCCTGGTCGACCAGAACGATGATCCCCTGGGCAAGCAGGCTTCGGACATGGTCTCCAACCGCCTCATCGCCTCCGGCCAGTTCCTGGTCTTCGAGCGGCCCGACCTGCAGAAGGTCCGCAAGGAGCAGCACCTCTCCGGCCAGGAGAACCTGGTGGGCGTGGACACCCTCCTGGTGGGGGCCGTCACGGAATTCGGGCGGAGCGACTCGGGCAAGGTGGGTTTCCTGAGCGCGACCCGGAACCAGGTGGCCCGGGCCAAGGTGGAAGTCCGGCTCCTGGACGTGCGCACCGGCCAGGCCTTCTTCACCGCCACGGGCACGGGGGAGGCCAACACCGAGACCGGCAGCATCGCCGGCTACGGCAGCAGGGCGGACTACGACGCGACGCTCAACGACCGCGCCATAGGCGCCGCGGTGTCCGACCTGATGAACACCATCGTCAGGAGCCTCGGGGACCGTCCCTGGACCAGCGACATCCTGAAGGTGGAAGGCTCCCGGGCCTACGTATCAGGGGGCGAGCGCCAGGGCCTCAAGGTGGGCGACTCGCTCGCCGTGATGCTCCAGGGACCCAAGGTCAAGAGCCAGCAGACCGGCTTCGAGATCACCCTCCCCGGCACCCGCGTGGCGGGCCTCAAGGTGGTCTCCCTGTTCGGGGACTCCGAGGCCAGCGAAGGCGCCGTCTGCGAAGTGGTGGACGGCTCCATCCCGGCTGCCGGCACCCTGTACGTCACCGACGCCAAGGAGACCCGCAAATGA